A single window of Granulicella mallensis MP5ACTX8 DNA harbors:
- a CDS encoding pyridoxamine 5'-phosphate oxidase family protein translates to MSMDPFHEGERRVQRRVGGTEEADRNSPMISPYIPAGAIPFLQQQSLLVLAVLDKGAMWCLPVAGKAGWMAASRDTLYLDLEQTIDPVDERILRAAEDRQLVGGVVLDFATRRRLRVNGRLEKPSDKLMVLSVAEAYPNCPKYITQRALAWSKDAPAHALLEGESLTREQRDAFEKTDVFFIATQHPERGLDASHRGGNPGFVVSPSDRTIRFPDYAGNNLFNTLGNLEIDARVGLLLPDFNNGTALAISGTASVSYEDQGRARWTTVTVQRWTQMRLPVLEKARQLSPFNP, encoded by the coding sequence ATGTCGATGGATCCTTTTCACGAAGGCGAACGCCGTGTTCAGCGGCGAGTGGGTGGGACAGAGGAAGCGGACCGGAACAGTCCCATGATCTCCCCTTACATTCCGGCTGGAGCGATTCCCTTTCTGCAGCAGCAGTCGCTTCTAGTTCTTGCGGTCCTCGACAAGGGCGCGATGTGGTGCCTGCCCGTCGCCGGCAAAGCGGGGTGGATGGCTGCCTCCCGCGACACCCTCTACCTGGATCTTGAGCAGACGATCGATCCTGTCGACGAACGGATTCTCCGTGCTGCCGAAGATCGGCAACTCGTCGGCGGAGTAGTGCTCGACTTTGCTACCCGCCGCCGTCTGCGCGTCAATGGACGGCTGGAGAAGCCATCAGACAAGCTGATGGTGCTGTCCGTCGCGGAGGCTTATCCCAACTGCCCGAAGTACATCACGCAGCGCGCGCTGGCGTGGTCAAAAGACGCTCCGGCTCATGCGTTGCTGGAGGGAGAATCGTTGACTCGGGAGCAGCGTGACGCCTTTGAGAAGACCGACGTCTTCTTCATCGCAACGCAGCACCCGGAGCGCGGCCTGGATGCTTCGCATCGCGGGGGCAATCCGGGGTTTGTCGTAAGCCCGTCGGACAGAACTATCCGCTTCCCGGACTACGCGGGCAATAACCTCTTCAATACGCTGGGCAATCTTGAGATCGATGCCCGCGTCGGCCTTCTTCTGCCGGACTTCAACAACGGAACAGCGTTGGCGATTTCAGGAACGGCCTCCGTGAGCTACGAAGACCAGGGACGCGCACGATGGACAACGGTGACGGTTCAACGCTGGACCCAGATGCGCCTCCCCGTCCTGGAGAAGGCCAGACAACTCTCCCCGTTTAACCCTTGA